One window from the genome of Alosa alosa isolate M-15738 ecotype Scorff River chromosome 15, AALO_Geno_1.1, whole genome shotgun sequence encodes:
- the LOC125308425 gene encoding NACHT, LRR and PYD domains-containing protein 3-like isoform X2, with translation MDFDPDQKEKKGGVSQRSMSPCDSYRSRWTPKNAWLRSTLKMKFQHLVEGIPHQGETKLLHETYTELYITEGGGGEVNDEHEVRHIERASQIERAQGRPIKCSDIFKPLLEGDNRSKRWTAPFRYIKDIFKSTHRQHRPIRMVLTKGVAGIGKTVSVQKFILDWAEGKTNQDVHFIFPLPFRELNLMKEKEMCLRDLVQIFFPEIQSQEIFTNSRHRIMFIFDGLDECRLPLDFHSNPTCSDVTEPASVDVLMTNLIMGNLLPCALLWITTRPAAANQIPHGYVDQVTEIRGFNNLQKEEYFSKRIRDENLANRTIAHLKSSRSLYIMCHIPIFCWISSTVVERTSVESEKVEIPRTLTQVYTHFLVIQTSIKKDKYTDRKERDDEMILKLGKLAFQQLEKGNLIFYEEDLRECGIDITEASVYSGVCTQIFKEEAGLNQVKVFSFVHLSIQEFLAALYVFLCFNNREGNMPDQQQTSQLCTLFRATTLHDLHKAAVDLALQSENGHLDLFLRFLLGLSLESNQNILRHLHLLTRSQSQSSEQTVQYIKQKIRDQNNSYRRINLFYCLNELNNHAVVEYTDRSSESLSVVMLLPGEWKIRKFEFKMSEEQLDKFDLQKYIKTPEEDLTELLSPDEVLKKLLPVVAASTSVMLMSCSLTGTICDALASAASLTSWSLKELFLSGNQLHDVGAQYLSDLIINPHCKLEKLVLERCSLTEKSCAALASAASTSSCSLKYLSLSENNISDAGVQYFSDLLNNHHCKLQKLVLFRCFLTEKSCAALASAGRSTPCSLKELNLSHNELHDAGIQHISDLLKNPYCNLENLVLGNCSLTEKSCAHLASAASSAFCSLKEVNLGSNELHDAGVQHLSDLLRNPHCKWEKLVLSGCSLTEKSCAGLASAASSVSCSLKELNLSDNDLHDAGVQHLSDLLKSPHCKLEKLILGACSLTDESCLALASAANSTSCSLKELILGKNDILDAGVQNLSDLLRNPHCKLEKLELNWCSLTEKSCATLALGASPACSSLKWLNLSDNDIHDAGVQHLSDLLRNPHCKLQKLVLCRCSLTEKSCEALASAASSTSCSLKELNLSDNKFHDAGVQHLSDLLKNPNCSLKKLLVDVRIFIKETPAPASTSCSQSSDAADLHLRDKTQQDPGVELLSVDTPKQRWSCHSCAHITDPAHWTLVTPSISMENGLCVYNINSPAGSHECSESGLRWACAGPVALQYHFSKDELFWAQLQMLGYQPAGPLMDIKLLSGELEEVHLPHSLCLGGSDPSVLGGAVRSLHSDDSDSGVSLETCELSRFHGKLLGRRFSLWQLVVNLGIPVKTHCEVLIYQSCPQPLILNAFLVPAPSTARQLVEERWKSRGALSICKPPPDDSLWVSSRFQLWTSCSSVITPSAMTLSYNTSPTFFEVCLENPPKNFNMELRPTERKQSVWTAVMWQGADYLQTRNHADLTEPSDAHKGLRTSQNVASSVYLNQVQRDMNIATNTQEAAVFVDRHRAELIARVGNVMPIADVLLSKGLVHPERYSEIRAAATSEAKMREIYECLRSAGAEGKAAFYGVLLQEEPHLLQDLRTPAL, from the exons ATGGACTTTGATCCAGatcagaaagagaagaagggcGGAGTCTCCCAAAGGAGTATGTCCCCATGTGACTCTTACAG ATCCAGATGGACACCAAAGAATGCATGGCTCAGATCCACACTGAAGATGAAGTTTCAGCATTTGGTTGAGGGAATACCTCATCAGGGAGAAACCAAACTCCTTCATGAGACATACACAGAGCTCTATATcacagaggggggaggaggagaggtcaaTGATGAACATGAGGTCAGGCACATAGAGAGAGCATCCCAGATAGAAAGAGCACAAGGCAGACCAATCAAATGCAGTGATATCTTTAAGCCCTTATTGGAAGGAGACAACCGGAGTAAAAGGTGGACTGCACCATTCAGATACATCAAAGACATCTTTaaatccacacacagacaacacagaccCATCAGAATGGTGCTGACAAAGGGTGTGGCTGGGATTGGAAAAACAGTCTCTGTGCAGAAGTTTATTTTGGACTGGGCTGAAGGAAAAACAAATCAAGATGTCCACTTCATATTTCCTCTTCCTTTCCGGGAGCTGAACCTGATGAAGGAGAAGGAAATGTGCCTGAGGGATCTTGTTCAGATCTTTTTCCCAGAAATACAATCTCAAGAAATCTTCACCAATTCAAGACACAGAATCATGTTCATCTTTGATGGTCTGGATGAGTGTCGACTTCCTCTAGATTTCCACTCCAACCCAACGTGCAGTGATGTGACAGAGCCGGCATCAGTGGACGTGCTGATGACCAACCTCATCATGGGGAATCTGCTTCCCTGTGCTCTCCTGTGGATCACAACCCGACCAGCGGCAGCCAATCAGATCCCTCATGGGTATGTGGACCAGGTAACAGAAATAAGAGGATTCAATAACCTACAGAAAGAAGAGTACTTCAGCAAAAGAATCCGAGATGAGAACCTGGCTAACAGAACCATCGCACACCTGAAGTCATCCAGGAGCCTCTATATCATGTGCCACATTCCAATCTTCTGCTGGATTTCATCCACTGTTGTAGAGAGAACATCAGTTGAATCAGAGAAAGTAGAAATACCACGGACTCTcacacaagtgtacacacacttCCTGGTCATTCAGACTAGCATAAAAAAGGACAAgtacacagacagaaaagaaagagatgaTGAAATGATTTTGAAACTAGGGAAATTGGCTTTCCAACAGCTGGAGAAGGGCAATCTGATCTTCTATGAGGAAGACCTAAGAGAGTGTGGTATTGACATCACAGAAGCATCAGTGTACTCAGGAGTATGTACTCAGATCTTCAAAGAAGAGGCTGGGCTTAACCAGGTTAAGGTGTTCAGCTTTGTGCATCTGAGCATTCAGGAGTTTCTTGCTGCTTTATATGTGTTCCTGTGCTTCAACAACCGAGAAGGAAACATGCCTGACCAACAGCAAACCTCTCAGCTCTGTACTCTGTTCAGAGCTACAACACTTCATGACTTACACAAGGCTGCAGTGGATCTGGCCTTACAGAGTGAGAACGGACACCTGGACCTTTTCCTCCGCTTCCTTCTGGGCCTCTCACTGGAGTCCAATCAGAATATCTTAAGGCACCTTCATCTACTGACAAGAAGCCAATCACAGAGCTCAGAGCAAACAGTCCAGTACATCAAACAGAAGATCAGAGATCAGAACAACTCATACAGAAGGATTAACCTGTTCTATTGTCTGAATGAGCTGAATAACCATGCTGTAGTGGAGTACACTGACAGGAGCTCAGAGAGTCTTTCAGTAGTCATGCTTTTACCAGGAGAATGGAAGATTAGGAAATTTGAGTTTAAGATGTCAGAAGAGCAGCTGGATAAGTTTGACCTGCAGAAGTATATAAAGACCCCAGAGGAAGATCTGACTGAGCTCCTCAGTCCAGATGAAGTTCTTAAGAAGCTACTGCCAGTGGTCGCAGCATCCACATCAGTTAT GCTGATGAGTTGTTCCCTCACAGGGACAATCTGTGATGCTTTAGCATCAGCAGCCAGCTTAACCTCCTGGAGTTTGAAGGAGCTTTTCCTGAGTGGCAATCAACTTCATGATGTAGGAGCTCAGTATCTCTCAGACCTCATCATTAATCCCCACTGCAAACTGGAGAAACTAGT GCTGGAACGCTGCTCCCTCACAGAAAAGAGCTGTGCTGCATTAGCATCAGCTGCCAGCACAAGTTCTTGCTCTTTGAAGTACCTGAGCCTGAGTGAAAATAACATCAGTGATGCAGGAGTTCAGTATTTTTCAGACCTCCTCAACAATCACCACTGCAAACTGCAGAAACTAGT GCTGTTTCGTTGTTTCCTCACAGAGAAGAGCTGTGCTGCATTAGCGTCAGCTGGAAGGTCCACCCCCTGCAGTTTGAAGGAACTGAACCTGAGTCACAATGAACTTCATGATGCAGGAATTCAGCATATCTCAGACCTTCTAAAGAACCCCTACTGCAACCTGGAAAATCTAGT GTTGGGGAATTGTTCATTAACAGAGAAGAGTTGTGCTCATTTAGCATCAGCTGCCAGCTCAGCCTTCTGCAGTTTGAAAGAGGTGAACTTAGGAAGCAATGAGCTTCATGATGCAGGAGTTCAGCATCTATCAGACCTCCTCAGGAATCCCCACTGTAAATGGGAAAagctagt GCTGAGTGGTTGTTCCCTCACAGAGAAGAGCTGTGCTGGTTTAGCATCAGCTGCCAGCTCAGTCTCTTGCAGTCTGAAGGAGCTGAATCTGAGTGACAATGATCTCCATGATGCTGGAGTTCAGCACCTCTCAGACCTCCTCAAGAGTCCCCACTGCAAACTGGAGAAACTAAT ACTTGGGGCTTGTTCCCTTACAGATGAGAGCTGTCTTGCTTTAGCATCAGCTGCCAACTCAACCTCATGTAGTTTAAAGGAACTGATCCTGGGTAAGAATGATATTCTTGATGCAGGAGTTCAGAATCTCTCAGACCTCCTTAGGAATCCCCACTGCAAACTGGAGAAACTAGA GTTGAATTGGTGTTCCCTCACAGAGAAGAGCTGTGCTACATTAGCATTAGGTGCCAGTCCGGCCTGCTCTAGTTTGAAGTGGCTGAATCTGAGTGACAATGATATCCATGATGCCGGAGTTCAGCATCTATCTGACCTGCTCAGGAATCCTCACTGCAAACTGCAGAAACTAGT GTTGTGCCGTTGTTCCCTGACAGAGAAGAGCTGTGAAGCTTTAGCATCAGCTGCTAGCTCGACATCCTGTAGTTTGAAGGAGTTGAACCTGAGTGACAATAAGTTTCATGATGCAGGAGTTCAGCACCTCTCAGACCTCCTCAAAAATCCCAACTGCAGCCTGAAGAAACTATT AGTGGATGTTCGTATCTTTATAAAGGAGACTCCAGCACCAGCTTCCACTAGCTGCTCACAGTCCTCAGATGCTGCAGATCTGCACCTCAGAGACAAAACCCAGCAGGATCCAGGAGTGGAGCTGCTCTCTGTGGACACTCCTAA GCAGAGATGGAGCTGCCATTCCTGTGCCCACATCACAGACCCTGCACACTGGACTCTGGTGACCCCTTCCATCTCCATGGAGaacggtttgtgtgtgtacaacataAACTCCCCTGCAGGGAGCCATGAGTGCTCAGAGTCTGGTCTGCGCTGGGCGTGTGCCGGTCCAGTTGCCCTCCAGTACCACTTCAGCAAGGACGAGCTGTTCTGGGCCCAGCTGCAGATGTTAGGGTACCAACCCGCCGGTCCTCTGATGGACATCAAGCTTCTGTCAGGCGAACTGGAAGAGGTACATCTGCCCCACTCCCTCTGCCTGGGTGGTTCTGACCCGTCTGTGCTGGGAGGTGCAGTCAGGTCCCTGCACAGCGATGACAGTGACAGTGGCGTTTCCCTGGAGACGTGTGAGCTGAGTCGTTTCCACGGCAAGCTCCTGGGGAGGCGGTTCTCTCTCTGGCAGCTGGTGGTAAATCTGGGCATCCCAGTAAAAACCCACTGCGAGGTCCTGATTTACCAGTCCTGCCCCCAGCCACTGATCCTCAACGCCTTCCTGGTGCCTGCGCCCTCCACAGCCAGGCAGCtggtggaggagaggtggaagagCCGGGGTGCCCTCAGCATCTGCAAGCCACCCCCCGATGACTCCCTCTGGGTCAGTTCCAGATTCCAGCTCTGGACCTCCTGCTCCTCGGTGATCACTCCCTCGGCGATGACCCTCAGCTACAACACCTCCCCAACCTTCTTCGAGGTGTGCCTGGAGAACCCACCAAAGAACTTCAACATGGAGCTTAGACCCACTGAGAGGAAGCAGTCTGTTTGGACAGCTGTCATGTGGCAGGGAGCTGACTACCTCCAAACTCGAAACCACGCAGACCTGACAGAGCCTTCTGACGCACACAAAG GTCTGAGGACGAGTCAGAATGTGGCATCTTCAGTATATCTTAACCAAGTCCAGAGAGACATGAACATTGCAACAAATACTCAAG agGCAGCAGTGTTTGTGGACAGGCACAGAGCTGAGCTCATTGCCAGGGTGGGTAACGTGATGCCCATCGCAGATGTGCTGCTCTCCAAGGGACTGGTCCACCCTGAGAGGTATTCAGAGATCAGAGCAGCTGCCACCAGTGAGGCAAAGATGCGAGAGATCTATGAGTGTCTGCGCTCAGCTGGAGCTGAGGGGAAAGCAGCGTTCTATGGCGTTCTACTGCAGGAGGAGCCGCACCTGCTCCAAGACCTGAGAACACCTGCATTATAG
- the LOC125308426 gene encoding NACHT, LRR and PYD domains-containing protein 1 homolog, with product MCSDDMNSDNKLHDAGVQLLTNPKCSLKKLLVDVRIFIKETPAPASTSCSQSSDAADLHLRDKTQQDPGVELLSVDTPNRQRWSCHSCAHITDPAHWTLVTPSISMENGLCVYNINSPAGSHECSESGLRWACAGPVALQYHFSKDELFWAQLQMLGYQPAGPLMDIKLLSGELEEVHLPHSLCLGGSDPSVLGGAVRSLHSDDSDSGVSLETCELSRFHGKLLGRRFSLWQLVVNLGIPVKTHCEVLIYQSSPQPLILNAFLVPVPSTARQVVEERWKSRGALSICKPSPDDSLWVSSRFQLWTSCSSVITPSAMTLSYNTSPTFFEVCLENPPKNFNMELRPTEGKQSVWTAVMWQGADYLQTRNHADLTEPSDAHTGLRRSQNVASSVYLNQVQRDMNIATNTQEAAVFVDRHRAELIGRVYNVMPIADALLSKGLVHPEKYSEIRAAATSETKMREIYECLRSAGAGAKAAFYGVLLQEEPHLLQDLSTPAL from the exons ATGTGCAGTGATGACATGAACAGTGACAACAAGCTTCATGATGCAGGAGTTCAGCTCCTCACTAATCCCAAATGCAGCCTGAAGAAACTATT AGTGGATGTTCGTATCTTTATAAAGGAGACTCCAGCACCAGCTTCCACTAGCTGCTCACAGTCCTCAGATGCTGCAGATCTGCACCTCAGAGACAAAACCCAGCAGGATCCAGGAGTGGAGCTGCTCTCTGTGGACACTCCAAA CAGGCAGAGATGGAGCTGCCATTCCTGTGCCCACATCACAGACCCTGCACACTGGACTCTGGTGACCCCTTCCATCTCCATGGAGaacggtttgtgtgtgtacaacataAACTCCCCTGCAGGGAGCCATGAGTGCTCAGAGTCTGGTCTGCGCTGGGCGTGTGCTGGTCCAGTTGCCCTCCAGTACCACTTCAGCAAGGACGAGCTGTTCTGGGCCCAGCTGCAGATGTTAGGGTACCAACCTGCCGGTCCTCTGATGGACATCAAGCTTCTGTCAGGCGAACTGGAAGAGGTACATCTGCCCCACTCCCTCTGCCTGGGTGGTTCTGACCCGTCTGTGCTGGGAGGTGCAGTCAGGTCCCTGCACAGTGATGACAGTGACAGTGGCGTTTCCCTGGAGACGTGTGAGCTGAGTCGTTTCCACGGCAAGCTCCTGGGGAGGCGGTTCTCTCTCTGGCAGCTGGTGGTAAATCTGGGCATCCCAGTAAAAACCCACTGCGAGGTCCTGATTTACCAGTCCTCCCCCCAGCCACTGATCCTCAACGCCTTCCTGGTGCCCGTGCCCTCCACAGCCAggcaggtggtggaggagaggtggaagagCCGGGGTGCCCTCAGCATCTGCAAGCCATCCCCCGATGACTCCCTTTGGGTCAGTTCCAGATTCCAGCTCTGGACCTCCTGCTCCTCGGTGATCACTCCCTCGGCGATGACCCTCAGCTACAACACCTCCCCAACCTTCTTCGAGGTGTGCCTGGAGAACCCACCAAAGAACTTCAACATGGAGCTTAGACCCACTGAGGGGAAGCAGTCTGTTTGGACAGCTGTCATGTGGCAGGGAGCTGACTACCTCCAAACTCGAAACCACGCAGACCTGACAGAGCCTTCTGACGCACACACAG GTCTGAGGAGGAGTCAGAATGTGGCGTCTTCAGTATATCTTAACCAAGTCCAGAGAGACATGAACATTGCAACAAATACTCAAG aGGCAGCAGTGTTTGTGGACAGGCACAGAGCTGAGCTTATTGGCAGGGTGTATAACGTGATGCCCATTGCAGATGCGCTGCTCTCCAAGGGACTGGTCCACCCTGAGAAGTATTCAGAGATCAGAGCAGCTGCCACCAGTGAGACAAAGATGCGAGAGATCTATGAGTGTCTGCGCTCAGCTGGAGCTGGGGCGAAAGCAGCGTTCTATGGAGTTCTACTGCAGGAGGAGCCGCACCTGCTCCAAGACCTGAGTACACCTGCATTGTAG
- the LOC125308425 gene encoding NACHT, LRR and PYD domains-containing protein 3-like isoform X1, protein MPMCVCVCVRVFFVDIMDFDPDQKEKKGGVSQRSMSPCDSYRSRWTPKNAWLRSTLKMKFQHLVEGIPHQGETKLLHETYTELYITEGGGGEVNDEHEVRHIERASQIERAQGRPIKCSDIFKPLLEGDNRSKRWTAPFRYIKDIFKSTHRQHRPIRMVLTKGVAGIGKTVSVQKFILDWAEGKTNQDVHFIFPLPFRELNLMKEKEMCLRDLVQIFFPEIQSQEIFTNSRHRIMFIFDGLDECRLPLDFHSNPTCSDVTEPASVDVLMTNLIMGNLLPCALLWITTRPAAANQIPHGYVDQVTEIRGFNNLQKEEYFSKRIRDENLANRTIAHLKSSRSLYIMCHIPIFCWISSTVVERTSVESEKVEIPRTLTQVYTHFLVIQTSIKKDKYTDRKERDDEMILKLGKLAFQQLEKGNLIFYEEDLRECGIDITEASVYSGVCTQIFKEEAGLNQVKVFSFVHLSIQEFLAALYVFLCFNNREGNMPDQQQTSQLCTLFRATTLHDLHKAAVDLALQSENGHLDLFLRFLLGLSLESNQNILRHLHLLTRSQSQSSEQTVQYIKQKIRDQNNSYRRINLFYCLNELNNHAVVEYTDRSSESLSVVMLLPGEWKIRKFEFKMSEEQLDKFDLQKYIKTPEEDLTELLSPDEVLKKLLPVVAASTSVMLMSCSLTGTICDALASAASLTSWSLKELFLSGNQLHDVGAQYLSDLIINPHCKLEKLVLERCSLTEKSCAALASAASTSSCSLKYLSLSENNISDAGVQYFSDLLNNHHCKLQKLVLFRCFLTEKSCAALASAGRSTPCSLKELNLSHNELHDAGIQHISDLLKNPYCNLENLVLGNCSLTEKSCAHLASAASSAFCSLKEVNLGSNELHDAGVQHLSDLLRNPHCKWEKLVLSGCSLTEKSCAGLASAASSVSCSLKELNLSDNDLHDAGVQHLSDLLKSPHCKLEKLILGACSLTDESCLALASAANSTSCSLKELILGKNDILDAGVQNLSDLLRNPHCKLEKLELNWCSLTEKSCATLALGASPACSSLKWLNLSDNDIHDAGVQHLSDLLRNPHCKLQKLVLCRCSLTEKSCEALASAASSTSCSLKELNLSDNKFHDAGVQHLSDLLKNPNCSLKKLLVDVRIFIKETPAPASTSCSQSSDAADLHLRDKTQQDPGVELLSVDTPKQRWSCHSCAHITDPAHWTLVTPSISMENGLCVYNINSPAGSHECSESGLRWACAGPVALQYHFSKDELFWAQLQMLGYQPAGPLMDIKLLSGELEEVHLPHSLCLGGSDPSVLGGAVRSLHSDDSDSGVSLETCELSRFHGKLLGRRFSLWQLVVNLGIPVKTHCEVLIYQSCPQPLILNAFLVPAPSTARQLVEERWKSRGALSICKPPPDDSLWVSSRFQLWTSCSSVITPSAMTLSYNTSPTFFEVCLENPPKNFNMELRPTERKQSVWTAVMWQGADYLQTRNHADLTEPSDAHKGLRTSQNVASSVYLNQVQRDMNIATNTQEAAVFVDRHRAELIARVGNVMPIADVLLSKGLVHPERYSEIRAAATSEAKMREIYECLRSAGAEGKAAFYGVLLQEEPHLLQDLRTPAL, encoded by the exons atgcctatgtgtgtgtgtgtgtgtgtgagagtgttttttGTAGACATAATGGACTTTGATCCAGatcagaaagagaagaagggcGGAGTCTCCCAAAGGAGTATGTCCCCATGTGACTCTTACAG ATCCAGATGGACACCAAAGAATGCATGGCTCAGATCCACACTGAAGATGAAGTTTCAGCATTTGGTTGAGGGAATACCTCATCAGGGAGAAACCAAACTCCTTCATGAGACATACACAGAGCTCTATATcacagaggggggaggaggagaggtcaaTGATGAACATGAGGTCAGGCACATAGAGAGAGCATCCCAGATAGAAAGAGCACAAGGCAGACCAATCAAATGCAGTGATATCTTTAAGCCCTTATTGGAAGGAGACAACCGGAGTAAAAGGTGGACTGCACCATTCAGATACATCAAAGACATCTTTaaatccacacacagacaacacagaccCATCAGAATGGTGCTGACAAAGGGTGTGGCTGGGATTGGAAAAACAGTCTCTGTGCAGAAGTTTATTTTGGACTGGGCTGAAGGAAAAACAAATCAAGATGTCCACTTCATATTTCCTCTTCCTTTCCGGGAGCTGAACCTGATGAAGGAGAAGGAAATGTGCCTGAGGGATCTTGTTCAGATCTTTTTCCCAGAAATACAATCTCAAGAAATCTTCACCAATTCAAGACACAGAATCATGTTCATCTTTGATGGTCTGGATGAGTGTCGACTTCCTCTAGATTTCCACTCCAACCCAACGTGCAGTGATGTGACAGAGCCGGCATCAGTGGACGTGCTGATGACCAACCTCATCATGGGGAATCTGCTTCCCTGTGCTCTCCTGTGGATCACAACCCGACCAGCGGCAGCCAATCAGATCCCTCATGGGTATGTGGACCAGGTAACAGAAATAAGAGGATTCAATAACCTACAGAAAGAAGAGTACTTCAGCAAAAGAATCCGAGATGAGAACCTGGCTAACAGAACCATCGCACACCTGAAGTCATCCAGGAGCCTCTATATCATGTGCCACATTCCAATCTTCTGCTGGATTTCATCCACTGTTGTAGAGAGAACATCAGTTGAATCAGAGAAAGTAGAAATACCACGGACTCTcacacaagtgtacacacacttCCTGGTCATTCAGACTAGCATAAAAAAGGACAAgtacacagacagaaaagaaagagatgaTGAAATGATTTTGAAACTAGGGAAATTGGCTTTCCAACAGCTGGAGAAGGGCAATCTGATCTTCTATGAGGAAGACCTAAGAGAGTGTGGTATTGACATCACAGAAGCATCAGTGTACTCAGGAGTATGTACTCAGATCTTCAAAGAAGAGGCTGGGCTTAACCAGGTTAAGGTGTTCAGCTTTGTGCATCTGAGCATTCAGGAGTTTCTTGCTGCTTTATATGTGTTCCTGTGCTTCAACAACCGAGAAGGAAACATGCCTGACCAACAGCAAACCTCTCAGCTCTGTACTCTGTTCAGAGCTACAACACTTCATGACTTACACAAGGCTGCAGTGGATCTGGCCTTACAGAGTGAGAACGGACACCTGGACCTTTTCCTCCGCTTCCTTCTGGGCCTCTCACTGGAGTCCAATCAGAATATCTTAAGGCACCTTCATCTACTGACAAGAAGCCAATCACAGAGCTCAGAGCAAACAGTCCAGTACATCAAACAGAAGATCAGAGATCAGAACAACTCATACAGAAGGATTAACCTGTTCTATTGTCTGAATGAGCTGAATAACCATGCTGTAGTGGAGTACACTGACAGGAGCTCAGAGAGTCTTTCAGTAGTCATGCTTTTACCAGGAGAATGGAAGATTAGGAAATTTGAGTTTAAGATGTCAGAAGAGCAGCTGGATAAGTTTGACCTGCAGAAGTATATAAAGACCCCAGAGGAAGATCTGACTGAGCTCCTCAGTCCAGATGAAGTTCTTAAGAAGCTACTGCCAGTGGTCGCAGCATCCACATCAGTTAT GCTGATGAGTTGTTCCCTCACAGGGACAATCTGTGATGCTTTAGCATCAGCAGCCAGCTTAACCTCCTGGAGTTTGAAGGAGCTTTTCCTGAGTGGCAATCAACTTCATGATGTAGGAGCTCAGTATCTCTCAGACCTCATCATTAATCCCCACTGCAAACTGGAGAAACTAGT GCTGGAACGCTGCTCCCTCACAGAAAAGAGCTGTGCTGCATTAGCATCAGCTGCCAGCACAAGTTCTTGCTCTTTGAAGTACCTGAGCCTGAGTGAAAATAACATCAGTGATGCAGGAGTTCAGTATTTTTCAGACCTCCTCAACAATCACCACTGCAAACTGCAGAAACTAGT GCTGTTTCGTTGTTTCCTCACAGAGAAGAGCTGTGCTGCATTAGCGTCAGCTGGAAGGTCCACCCCCTGCAGTTTGAAGGAACTGAACCTGAGTCACAATGAACTTCATGATGCAGGAATTCAGCATATCTCAGACCTTCTAAAGAACCCCTACTGCAACCTGGAAAATCTAGT GTTGGGGAATTGTTCATTAACAGAGAAGAGTTGTGCTCATTTAGCATCAGCTGCCAGCTCAGCCTTCTGCAGTTTGAAAGAGGTGAACTTAGGAAGCAATGAGCTTCATGATGCAGGAGTTCAGCATCTATCAGACCTCCTCAGGAATCCCCACTGTAAATGGGAAAagctagt GCTGAGTGGTTGTTCCCTCACAGAGAAGAGCTGTGCTGGTTTAGCATCAGCTGCCAGCTCAGTCTCTTGCAGTCTGAAGGAGCTGAATCTGAGTGACAATGATCTCCATGATGCTGGAGTTCAGCACCTCTCAGACCTCCTCAAGAGTCCCCACTGCAAACTGGAGAAACTAAT ACTTGGGGCTTGTTCCCTTACAGATGAGAGCTGTCTTGCTTTAGCATCAGCTGCCAACTCAACCTCATGTAGTTTAAAGGAACTGATCCTGGGTAAGAATGATATTCTTGATGCAGGAGTTCAGAATCTCTCAGACCTCCTTAGGAATCCCCACTGCAAACTGGAGAAACTAGA GTTGAATTGGTGTTCCCTCACAGAGAAGAGCTGTGCTACATTAGCATTAGGTGCCAGTCCGGCCTGCTCTAGTTTGAAGTGGCTGAATCTGAGTGACAATGATATCCATGATGCCGGAGTTCAGCATCTATCTGACCTGCTCAGGAATCCTCACTGCAAACTGCAGAAACTAGT GTTGTGCCGTTGTTCCCTGACAGAGAAGAGCTGTGAAGCTTTAGCATCAGCTGCTAGCTCGACATCCTGTAGTTTGAAGGAGTTGAACCTGAGTGACAATAAGTTTCATGATGCAGGAGTTCAGCACCTCTCAGACCTCCTCAAAAATCCCAACTGCAGCCTGAAGAAACTATT AGTGGATGTTCGTATCTTTATAAAGGAGACTCCAGCACCAGCTTCCACTAGCTGCTCACAGTCCTCAGATGCTGCAGATCTGCACCTCAGAGACAAAACCCAGCAGGATCCAGGAGTGGAGCTGCTCTCTGTGGACACTCCTAA GCAGAGATGGAGCTGCCATTCCTGTGCCCACATCACAGACCCTGCACACTGGACTCTGGTGACCCCTTCCATCTCCATGGAGaacggtttgtgtgtgtacaacataAACTCCCCTGCAGGGAGCCATGAGTGCTCAGAGTCTGGTCTGCGCTGGGCGTGTGCCGGTCCAGTTGCCCTCCAGTACCACTTCAGCAAGGACGAGCTGTTCTGGGCCCAGCTGCAGATGTTAGGGTACCAACCCGCCGGTCCTCTGATGGACATCAAGCTTCTGTCAGGCGAACTGGAAGAGGTACATCTGCCCCACTCCCTCTGCCTGGGTGGTTCTGACCCGTCTGTGCTGGGAGGTGCAGTCAGGTCCCTGCACAGCGATGACAGTGACAGTGGCGTTTCCCTGGAGACGTGTGAGCTGAGTCGTTTCCACGGCAAGCTCCTGGGGAGGCGGTTCTCTCTCTGGCAGCTGGTGGTAAATCTGGGCATCCCAGTAAAAACCCACTGCGAGGTCCTGATTTACCAGTCCTGCCCCCAGCCACTGATCCTCAACGCCTTCCTGGTGCCTGCGCCCTCCACAGCCAGGCAGCtggtggaggagaggtggaagagCCGGGGTGCCCTCAGCATCTGCAAGCCACCCCCCGATGACTCCCTCTGGGTCAGTTCCAGATTCCAGCTCTGGACCTCCTGCTCCTCGGTGATCACTCCCTCGGCGATGACCCTCAGCTACAACACCTCCCCAACCTTCTTCGAGGTGTGCCTGGAGAACCCACCAAAGAACTTCAACATGGAGCTTAGACCCACTGAGAGGAAGCAGTCTGTTTGGACAGCTGTCATGTGGCAGGGAGCTGACTACCTCCAAACTCGAAACCACGCAGACCTGACAGAGCCTTCTGACGCACACAAAG GTCTGAGGACGAGTCAGAATGTGGCATCTTCAGTATATCTTAACCAAGTCCAGAGAGACATGAACATTGCAACAAATACTCAAG agGCAGCAGTGTTTGTGGACAGGCACAGAGCTGAGCTCATTGCCAGGGTGGGTAACGTGATGCCCATCGCAGATGTGCTGCTCTCCAAGGGACTGGTCCACCCTGAGAGGTATTCAGAGATCAGAGCAGCTGCCACCAGTGAGGCAAAGATGCGAGAGATCTATGAGTGTCTGCGCTCAGCTGGAGCTGAGGGGAAAGCAGCGTTCTATGGCGTTCTACTGCAGGAGGAGCCGCACCTGCTCCAAGACCTGAGAACACCTGCATTATAG